GTTGCAGGCACCGTACTCCGCCTGTGAGCCCAAGCCCACAAAACGCCGGCAGCCGCTCTCGTGCGCCACGCGGAGCAACTCCAGTGTGCCCGAGAGGTTTTCAGTAATCTGGCGCACATCGTTGCGGTGGCGACTCACCACGCCGAACCAACCCAGATGAAAGACCGTCTGGGGAGCAAACGCGCGAATCGTCCCGGCGGCCTCTCCGATCACACCGAGGTCACCGGGAATCACATCGAGGCGCGCGATCAGGTCGGCGATCCGCCAGGGCGAGCGCGACCCCCGAACCAGCACCGCAACCTGACACTTTTTGTGAAGGAGCAGCCGCACCAAGTGCGAGCCAATCACGCCCGTTCCGCCTGTCACCAGACAACGCATCGAGCCCCCATCCCCCTTTTGCCGCATCCGTCCACCTTTGTCTTCGCCACCGCTCAACCGTTCCGCCGCTGCGCCATGACCAGCGGTTCCTCCCGTGCCGCCTCGCCCCGCAGGGTCAGAAAGTCGCGGTACCAGCGGATCGTCTCGCGCAAACCGTCCTCCAGGCTGAACTGCGGCTGCCACCCGAGCACCGCCCGGGCCTTTCCGGCATTCAGGCATTGCTCGCTGATCTCCTGCTTGGCAGTGGCCTGGATCTCCAGTTCGAGTTGCGATCCCATCAATCTCAGGATTCTTTGGGCCAGGTCGAGCACGCGGACCGGAGTCTCATTGGAGAAGTTGAAGACCTCGCCATGGAGCTGGCTGCGACCCGCCATGCATTCCGCCAGGAGCAGGTAGGCCTCGACGGCATCCTCCACGTAGAAGTAGTCCCGCACCGGATTCCCGTCCGAGCGAATCACCGGCAGCTCATTCCGCAGCGCTGAGCGAATCGTGCCGGGCACGAGGCGGTTCCAATTCAGATCGCCGCCACCGTACAAGTTTCCGCACCGGGTGACACAGACAGGTAGAGCAAACGTGGCGGAGTAGGACTGGGCCAGCAGGTCGGCGCAAGACTTGCTCACCTCGTAGGGGTGCTTGGCCCGCAAAGCCATCCCTTCCTGGTAGGGCTTTCCTCCCCAATCCCCATAGGCTTTATCCGAAGAGGCGATGACGATCTGCTGAACCGTGGGGCTTCGGCGGCAGGCCTCGAGTAAGCTCCAGGTCCCGCGGATGTTGCTATCCCAAGTGGATACTGGATTCCGGCTGGCGATTCCGACGATCGTCTGAGCGGCCAGATGGAAGACGGTCGAAGCCTCGGATTCTCCCAGGGCTCGCTCCAGCAAAGCCTGGTTTCGGACATCTCCCCTGACCACCTGGACATGCTCGATGAGTTTGGAACGAACGAGTTCGCTGTCGGGCACCCAATCGCGCACCAGACAGGTGACGGAAGCTTCCCATTCCACGAGGCGGCGCACCAGCCATCCGCCGAGCAAGCCGGTCGCGCCGGTCACAAAGGTCGGGCGGTCACGCCAAAACTTCTCTGAAAGCAATCCCACGTTCTTCACCTGCCTTTCCTGCGCCTCTGACCGCGACAAGGAAGTTCAACACGCTGGCTCAAGCCCGGCCTCCGTCAGACGGCAAGGATGCTCGACCGCTTATTGACTTCCTCGCGGGGGCAGGCGCACGTATGACACCACGGCGGCAGACTTTCTCCCGTTGGCACGACTCGAAATCCTCTTTCGAGCACGAAGAATTCATAATCAGCCTCGCCGAGAACAGACCGCACAACTTCTGCGGCTGTCCCATCGTGAATTTCACAAATCACCATGGGTCGGAACTCACGAAGCACGCGGCGTGCTCCCCGAAGCGCCTCTCCCTCACCCCCCTCGATGTCGATCTTGAGGAGTGTGGGAGGGCGCCGCTGGGCCTGGGCCGCAAAATCGTCCAGGGTGAACACCTGCACCTCGAGGTCTCGGTGCCGTTCGGCCTCGTTCGAGTCGTCCACCAGTTTGCCTTGCGAACTGTCTGGTCCGGTGCGAAACGCGGCCAGCCCGCTGCGGCTGGACACGGCGCAGGGAACGACCTCGACGTTTTGGATCTTGTTGAGCCGCAAATTGGCATTTAACTTTTCGATGTTCTCGGGCCACGGTTCAAAGGAGTAAACTCTCCCGCCAGGGCCACAGAGCCGCGAAAACAGAAGGGTGTGCACTCCCACATTGGCCCCGAGGTCATAGACCACGTCGCCAGGACGAATGATGCGTTCAAAAATCACTTGGTTCATCACCTCTTCGATTCCCAGGACGCGGAACGTGGGAAAATGCGGCGAAGGGTCATTGAGAATGGAGAAACCTCGGAGCGGGCCGAAGCCAATGGGGATGGCCGCCACCCGCGGATCCAACACGGCCCAGAGTTGCGCTTTGTCACCCAGACGGCGCAGCGATTCATTCTTCAAGATCAGCTCGGGTCTGGTTTGCAGAAACTTGTAGATCGATTGAGCGATAAGGGGCGCGGTCGCCTGGCCAAGAAAAGATCGTCGGAAAGCCCAGGCGATCTTGTTGAACGTCGAAGACGTTGCTCGGTAGTAGGCAGTATCGTTCATCATCTTCTGCTTTTCCGCTTGGCGGTTGAACCAATCTCCTCCCAGGAACATCCCCGCGGCCGTCGCGCCCCACCCTCCGGCAAAGGGCCGAGAAGGGGCCGGAGCCCTGAGATTCGCACCGCTGCTCTCTCTAGCCGGTTACCGCTGCCGCCTTTCTCTCCCAAACCTGCCAGGGGGCTTGTCCACTCGCCCACAATTCGTTGAGAAACTGGTACTCGCGATAGGTGTCCATGGCGTACCAGAAGCCCGTGTGTGGATACGCCACGAGCTGACCATTCCTCGCCAGCTTCTCCAGGGGGCCTTTTTCCAAAGCGCCGTCCTCCTCCAGATACTCAAACACTTTGCGGTTAAAAACGAAGAAGCCTCCGCTGATCCACCGAGTGTCTTGCGGCTTTTCGCAGAATCCAGCCACGGTGCCGTCTTCTTTGAGATCGAGGACGCCAAAGCGTGAGGCTGGCTTGATGGCCGTAACGGTGGCGACTTTTCCCCGTGCGTTGTGGAACTTCACCAGTTCCAGAACGTTCAGGTCGCTCAGGCCGTCACCGTAGGTCAGCAAGAAAGTATTGCCTTCGATGTAAGGCTCGATCCGTTTGATGCGCCCTCCCGTCAGAGTCTCCAAGCCGGTATCCACAAGGCTGACCACAAAGTTCCTCTCTTCATGATCATTGTGATACTGGATAGCGGTTCGACCGTTTCCGAGAACCACGGTAAAGTCGCTGACCAAGGATTGGTAGTTCAGGAAGTATTCCTTGATCATATTTCCGCGATAGCCCAGGCACAGGACGAATTCCTTGAAGCCATAGTGAGCGTAGATTTTCATGATGTGCCACAAGATTGGCTTGCCACCTATTTCCACCAGCGGTTTGGGCCGGTATTCCGTTTCCTCTCGCAGCCGCATCCCCATCCCGCCACACAGAATGACAACTTTGGGTTCCATCGTGCTCTCACCCTTTAGCCAAAAACCGGCCCGAGCGTATTTTTTCTTTGGAGCCCACTGACTACGCCAATACCTCTTGCTCCTGAATCTCCGTTTTGCCGCTGGTCTGCTCGAAGACTCTCAGCATCTCCAGCGAATACTTCTCCCAAGAAAAGTGCCGCTGCACGTGTTCTCTCCCCTGCCGGGCAATCTTGTTGCGCCGGTCCGGGATATTGGCCAGCTCGGCCACCGCGCGCATGATCGCGCCCGGGTTCCGGCCTGGCACGAGCAGTGCCGTTTCTCCATCTTTGAGCACCTCTTCCACTCCAACAGCGCGCGAGACAATGACCGGTCTGCCGCAAGCCATGGCCTCGAGAACGGCTATGCCCCACGCCTGGTTTTCGCACGGATAGACGTAGGCATCGCAGGCCGAATAGTAGTCCGGCAGCTCTTCATCGGGCACGCTTTGGAGCAAAAAGCTCACCACTTTCTCCAGTTGATGGTCGGCAACGAACTGACGAAGGCGCCGGACATAATGAGGAGCAACGCTGCCCAGGCCCACGATCATGAATCGGACATCATCACGGTGTTGTCTCAGGATACGCATGGCTTCCAGGACATCTTCAATACGCCTATGCGGTTCCAGGATGCCGAGCCAAAGCAAGAGGAAGGAATCACTCGGGATACCGTGCCTTTGCCGTATCTTGGCTCGACCTTGTGGCCTTTCGCCAAATGCGCGCGTATCAATGCCGCTTCGGATCACCTGGGCGGGACGGTGATAGAAGTTTTCAATCGCCCGTTTTACTTTTTCGTCCAGGACAACCACCTGATCGATCTGCCGCACGATTCGTTTTTGCACGTATCCCATCACGCGATCGACGGGCCACTGGAGCCACGGAGGGGAATAAGGCCGGTATCCGGGTTGCTCCCAGTTGCGGGCATCGTTGCACATCCACACAATCGGCACACCGGTTTTGCGCTTGCAATACAAGGCGGCGGCGTTCGCTGCCCTCGTGTGGGTGTTTAACAGGTCTCCAGGATCCTCGATCAAATGGGCCAGTTTCCTACTTTCATAGAGGTGCCTCTTAGCGGCGTAGAAAAGACGACGATGAGGAAGATTCGTTCTCGGGGGCACCCAATCCGGCGCAAGTCTTTCCACACACCGGATATCGAGCGAGGTCGTGAGATCGGGATAGCATCGGGAGGGGTTATAGCGGTAGGCATAGACCGTCACTTTGTGCCCAAACTCCTGAAGCCATTTGGCCAGGAGCAGAAGTTGCCTTGGCGCACCTCCGTTGAATGTCAAATCGAGAATGAGCAAGGAAATTTTCAAATCTACTCCTCTAGCGCTCCCGGCCAACTCCCGTCGAGGCGGGCTCGCTTTTGCCCTGGTTTCGTCTTCCCTCCATCAGTTCCGTCCTCCCTTTCGCGTCGAGAATGCACGGCGCGGGAAGCGGGATGAGAAGTTTGCCTCCACGAGCGAGAAAGGCGCTCTCGCGGGTTTGAAACTCGTCGATGAAGTGCCAGGGCAGGACCAAGAACCAATCGCTATTCCGGCGGGCCTCTTCCTCGGCGACAATGGGGATCCAGGTCCCGACGGTGCGCTTGCCCCACTTGTCGGGATTCCGCTCGGCAGCCGCCTGAATCACCGTGCGGTCAAGTCCGAAGTACTGCAGCAGGGTGTTCCCTTTTGTGGAGGCTCCGTAAACGGATACCTTTTTTCCCTTTCGCACCTCCGCTCGAACGAAGCGGCACACTTTGTCACGGATACGCGAGACACGTTGGGCAAACTCTTCGTAAACTCGACGCTCGGTCAAGCCCAGGCGAGCTTCCTCAGAGAGCATCCTTTGCAGTCGATCGCCGGCCCCTTCCCGAGCTTTCAACCGGGAACCGGCATGCGTCACGTAGATCCGAAAACTTCCGCCGTTGACGTCGTTTGTTTCGACATCGAGCAGTGCCAGACGGTGGCGTTCGACCAGCGGACGGAGAGAAGTCAGCGAGTAATACTCCAGATGCTCGTGGCAGATGTTATCGAAGGCGTTTTGGGAGAGCATGAGGGGCAGGTAGCTCATCTGGATGACCCAAACGCCTTCTTCATCCAGGCAGCGGACCACGTCGGCGACGAAAGCGTTTGGATGCTCCAGGTCATAAAACATGGCGATGGAGGTGATGACTCTGAACTTCTCTCCGGCGACGGCGGCCGCATGGAAAAAGTCGTTGATGATTCGCTCGGTTCCGTCTTCTGCTTCCCGGACGAGATTTTCGGCCGGCTCGAAGCCGACCCTCCGGATGCCCGGCGTACGGTAGGAGCGGAGTAGCGTGCCGTCATTGCACCCGATGTCGAGCACACTCGAACCCGGTCGCACCCCGGCCACCTCCTCGGCCCTGGCGGCGACGTCAGCGAGGGCCGCTCGCATGGAGGCATTGACGCCGGACTTGTACCAATACTGGCGGTACAACCACTCGGAGGGAGTGGTGTGCCGCAACTGGAGCAGGCTGCACTGTTGGCAGAGGATCAGTTCCAGCGGAGCTCTCGGCAACTGCTGCCCGT
This region of Candidatus Acidiferrales bacterium genomic DNA includes:
- a CDS encoding GDP-mannose 4,6-dehydratase; the protein is MKNVGLLSEKFWRDRPTFVTGATGLLGGWLVRRLVEWEASVTCLVRDWVPDSELVRSKLIEHVQVVRGDVRNQALLERALGESEASTVFHLAAQTIVGIASRNPVSTWDSNIRGTWSLLEACRRSPTVQQIVIASSDKAYGDWGGKPYQEGMALRAKHPYEVSKSCADLLAQSYSATFALPVCVTRCGNLYGGGDLNWNRLVPGTIRSALRNELPVIRSDGNPVRDYFYVEDAVEAYLLLAECMAGRSQLHGEVFNFSNETPVRVLDLAQRILRLMGSQLELEIQATAKQEISEQCLNAGKARAVLGWQPQFSLEDGLRETIRWYRDFLTLRGEAAREEPLVMAQRRNG
- a CDS encoding FkbM family methyltransferase; protein product: MMNDTAYYRATSSTFNKIAWAFRRSFLGQATAPLIAQSIYKFLQTRPELILKNESLRRLGDKAQLWAVLDPRVAAIPIGFGPLRGFSILNDPSPHFPTFRVLGIEEVMNQVIFERIIRPGDVVYDLGANVGVHTLLFSRLCGPGGRVYSFEPWPENIEKLNANLRLNKIQNVEVVPCAVSSRSGLAAFRTGPDSSQGKLVDDSNEAERHRDLEVQVFTLDDFAAQAQRRPPTLLKIDIEGGEGEALRGARRVLREFRPMVICEIHDGTAAEVVRSVLGEADYEFFVLERGFRVVPTGESLPPWCHTCACPREEVNKRSSILAV
- the rfbF gene encoding glucose-1-phosphate cytidylyltransferase, translating into MEPKVVILCGGMGMRLREETEYRPKPLVEIGGKPILWHIMKIYAHYGFKEFVLCLGYRGNMIKEYFLNYQSLVSDFTVVLGNGRTAIQYHNDHEERNFVVSLVDTGLETLTGGRIKRIEPYIEGNTFLLTYGDGLSDLNVLELVKFHNARGKVATVTAIKPASRFGVLDLKEDGTVAGFCEKPQDTRWISGGFFVFNRKVFEYLEEDGALEKGPLEKLARNGQLVAYPHTGFWYAMDTYREYQFLNELWASGQAPWQVWERKAAAVTG
- a CDS encoding glycosyltransferase family 4 protein; protein product: MKISLLILDLTFNGGAPRQLLLLAKWLQEFGHKVTVYAYRYNPSRCYPDLTTSLDIRCVERLAPDWVPPRTNLPHRRLFYAAKRHLYESRKLAHLIEDPGDLLNTHTRAANAAALYCKRKTGVPIVWMCNDARNWEQPGYRPYSPPWLQWPVDRVMGYVQKRIVRQIDQVVVLDEKVKRAIENFYHRPAQVIRSGIDTRAFGERPQGRAKIRQRHGIPSDSFLLLWLGILEPHRRIEDVLEAMRILRQHRDDVRFMIVGLGSVAPHYVRRLRQFVADHQLEKVVSFLLQSVPDEELPDYYSACDAYVYPCENQAWGIAVLEAMACGRPVIVSRAVGVEEVLKDGETALLVPGRNPGAIMRAVAELANIPDRRNKIARQGREHVQRHFSWEKYSLEMLRVFEQTSGKTEIQEQEVLA
- a CDS encoding class I SAM-dependent methyltransferase, giving the protein MRQKVTTRQTCRSCGAASLVTVLELGDHYVSNFVESSDGQQLPRAPLELILCQQCSLLQLRHTTPSEWLYRQYWYKSGVNASMRAALADVAARAEEVAGVRPGSSVLDIGCNDGTLLRSYRTPGIRRVGFEPAENLVREAEDGTERIINDFFHAAAVAGEKFRVITSIAMFYDLEHPNAFVADVVRCLDEEGVWVIQMSYLPLMLSQNAFDNICHEHLEYYSLTSLRPLVERHRLALLDVETNDVNGGSFRIYVTHAGSRLKAREGAGDRLQRMLSEEARLGLTERRVYEEFAQRVSRIRDKVCRFVRAEVRKGKKVSVYGASTKGNTLLQYFGLDRTVIQAAAERNPDKWGKRTVGTWIPIVAEEEARRNSDWFLVLPWHFIDEFQTRESAFLARGGKLLIPLPAPCILDAKGRTELMEGRRNQGKSEPASTGVGRER